From Motacilla alba alba isolate MOTALB_02 chromosome 4A, Motacilla_alba_V1.0_pri, whole genome shotgun sequence, one genomic window encodes:
- the IL13RA1 gene encoding interleukin-13 receptor subunit alpha-1 encodes MAVPAAAPLPCPLLLAVCWVVAAGTAAGAKVLPSPSNLNYLLTHICSLNWTWNPPENISSSCNLEYSSDIVINGVPEDRTEWSKNRFRVTDAHLNEEMRLRVRSECKNDNTSEPSPWVETSVLPKGIPGTAAVDLGCVWHNLEYMACTWHRGENASGDTNYTLFYWFDGLENPKNCSNSSVDQGIFECIFNLTFPKDRRTYPAISFLIRGDSEEVRPVCASKNPTTLVKPATPRHLTLSKTNDRIDVKWSESETFPKNCLDYEVKCFHGDLDNGQIIASEMNSVSIAGIDANSKYSFRVRAKPKRDCYNSHLQSDWSEEKSIGEKRDSTIYFVLIITIPLIVAVSTIILLVYLKRLKILILPPIPDPREILKRMFGEQNEDSQSSAKDDPTNALDRLIIEEEIHSLILTETSESSNPEKENR; translated from the exons ATGGCTGTGCCCGCAGCAGCTCCGCTGCCCTGCCCGCTCCTCCTCGCCGTCTGCTGGGTGGTGGCCGCAGGGACGGCGGCAG GAGCAAAAGTTCTTCCATCTCCATCCAACTTGAACTATTTGTTGACCCATATCTGTAGTCTGAACTGGACATGGAACCCCCCAGAGAACATCAGCAGTAGCTGCAACCTGGAGTATTCCAGTGACATCGTCATTAATGGGGTTCCTGAGGACAGAACA GAATGGAGTAAGAACCGCTTCCGTGTGACGGATGCGCACTTGAATGAGGAAATGCGCCTCCGAGTGAGAAGTGAATGCAAGAATGACAACACCAgtgagcccagcccctgggTGGAGACCTCTGTTCTGCCAAAAG GTATTCCAGGTACTGCTGCTGTTGACTTGGGCTGTGTTTGGCACAACTTGGAGTACATGGCTTGTACCTGGCATCGTGGGGAGAATGCAAGCGGTGACACCAACTACACTTTGTTCTACTG GTTTGATGGCTTGGAAAACCCCAAGAACTGTAGCAACTCCTCTGTAGACCAAGGAATCTTTGAATGCATTTTCAATCTTACCTTCCCAAAAGACAGAAGAACTTATCCTGCTATAAGTTTTTTGATTAGAGGTGATTCTGAAGAAGTTAGGCCTGTGTGTGCAAGTAAAAATCCTACCACCCTTG taaaACCTGCCACACCAAGACACTTGACATTGTCAAAGACTAATGATAGAATTGATGTAAAGTGGAGTGAATCAGAAACTTTTCCAAAAAATTGTTTAGATTATGAAGTTAAGTGTTTCCATGGTGATTTGGACAATGGTCAGATCATTGCA TCTGAAATGAATTCTGTGTCCATTGCTGGCATTGATGCCAATAGCAAGTACAGCTTCAGAGTGAGAGCAAAGCCAAAGCGGGACTGCTACAACAGCCACCTCCAAAGTGACTGGAGCGAGGAAAAGAGCATTG gtgAGAAGAGGGACTCTACAATCTATTTTGTTCTAATAATTACCATTCCATTAATAGTAGCAGTATCTACAATAATTCTACTAGTTTATCTAAAAAG GCTGAAGATATTAATTCTTCCACCAATTCCGGATCCAAGAGAAATTCTTAAGCGCATGTTTGGAGAGCAGAACGAGGATTCCCAG agctctgcaaaggaTGACCCCACGAACGCTTTGGACAGGTTAATTATAGAAGAAGAAATTCattctttaattttaacagAAACTTCAGAGAGCAGTaatcctgaaaaagaaaacaggtaG